A single region of the Actinomycetota bacterium genome encodes:
- a CDS encoding glycerate kinase — MADAMPRPGVTSTVVAAPDKFRGTASGIDVADAIARAAEAAGWVCDRAPVADGGEGTLEALGGRPRTTRVRGPLGAPVDAEWRVEDGRAVVEMARASGLVLAGGPEHNDPLRASTFGTGQLIAAAIDDGARRVIVGVGGSASTDGGLGAVSALGARQLRGVDVVVACDVTTRFVDAAEQFAPQKGASPAQVALLKRRLERLAQVYERDHRVDVTGLEGSGAAGGLAGGLAALGATLVPGFDVVAEALQLADRIAQARLVVTGEGFLDEQSFRGKAVGGVTELAREAGVPVLVVAGDVYVDDLPDNIDVVSLVDRFGDDRARTEVLACVETVVRERLTRPEGGAR, encoded by the coding sequence ATGGCCGACGCAATGCCCCGGCCGGGGGTCACGAGCACCGTCGTCGCCGCCCCCGACAAGTTCCGGGGGACGGCCTCGGGCATCGACGTCGCGGACGCGATCGCGAGGGCCGCCGAGGCCGCGGGCTGGGTGTGCGACCGCGCGCCGGTGGCCGACGGGGGCGAGGGCACCCTCGAGGCCCTCGGCGGCCGGCCGCGCACCACGCGGGTGCGCGGCCCGCTCGGCGCGCCGGTCGATGCCGAGTGGCGGGTCGAGGACGGTCGCGCCGTCGTCGAGATGGCGCGCGCGTCGGGCCTGGTCCTCGCGGGCGGGCCCGAGCACAACGATCCGCTGCGCGCCAGCACGTTCGGCACGGGCCAGCTCATCGCGGCGGCGATAGACGACGGTGCCCGTCGGGTGATCGTCGGCGTCGGCGGCTCGGCCTCGACCGACGGCGGCCTCGGTGCGGTGAGCGCGCTCGGTGCGCGCCAGCTGCGCGGGGTCGACGTCGTCGTGGCCTGCGACGTCACCACGCGCTTCGTCGACGCGGCCGAGCAGTTCGCCCCCCAGAAGGGAGCCTCGCCTGCTCAGGTCGCGCTGCTCAAGCGACGGCTCGAGCGGTTGGCGCAGGTGTACGAGCGCGATCACCGCGTCGACGTCACCGGGCTCGAGGGGTCGGGCGCGGCCGGTGGTCTCGCCGGGGGCCTGGCCGCGCTGGGTGCGACGCTCGTGCCCGGGTTCGACGTGGTGGCCGAAGCGCTCCAGCTGGCCGACCGAATCGCGCAAGCCCGCCTGGTGGTCACCGGCGAAGGCTTTCTCGACGAGCAGTCGTTCCGAGGCAAGGCGGTCGGCGGCGTCACCGAGCTGGCGCGCGAAGCCGGCGTGCCCGTGCTCGTCGTGGCGGGCGACGTCTACGTCGATGACCTGCCCGACAACATCGATGTGGTGTCGCTGGTGGATCGCTTCGGCGACGACCGGGCGCGCACCGAGGTGCTCGCGTGTGTCGAGACCGTCGTCCGCGAGCGCCTCACGCGTCCCGAAGGAGGAGCTCGATGA
- the groL gene encoding chaperonin GroEL yields MAKIIAFDEQARRALESGMNQLADAVRVTLGPKGRNVVLEKKWGAPTITNDGVSIAKEIELEDPYEKIGAELVKEVAKKTDDVAGDGTTTATVLAWAMVHEGLRNVAAGANPMSLKRGIERAVEEAVDAIKAVSVDVESKEQIAQVASISAADPEIGQMISEAIDKVGKDGVITVEESQTFGMDMDLVEGMRFDKGYISPYFVTDPERMEAVLEDPYILLVSSKISAVRDLLPVLEKVMQSARPLAIVAEDVEGEALATLVVNKIRGTFKSAAIKAPGFGERRKAMLQDMAILTGGQVISEEVGLKLENVTLDMLGKARKVTVTKDETTVVEGGGDEADIKGRINQIKAEIENTDSDYDREKLQERLAKLSGGVAVIKVGAATEVELKEKKHRIEDAVSTTKAAVEEGVVPGGGVALLRAQTKLRDLAEKLEGDEATGARIVGRALEEPLKQIAVNAGLEGGVVVEKVRGLKKASEGLNAATGEYEDLVKAGVIDAAKVTRSALQNAASIAALFLTTEAVIVDKPEEKSAPAMPGGGMEDF; encoded by the coding sequence ATGGCGAAGATCATCGCGTTCGACGAGCAGGCCAGGCGGGCGCTCGAGAGTGGCATGAACCAGCTGGCCGACGCGGTACGGGTCACCCTCGGCCCCAAGGGCCGCAACGTCGTGCTCGAGAAGAAGTGGGGGGCGCCCACGATCACCAACGACGGCGTCTCCATCGCCAAGGAGATCGAGCTCGAGGATCCGTACGAGAAGATCGGGGCCGAGCTGGTCAAAGAGGTCGCCAAGAAAACCGACGACGTCGCCGGCGACGGCACCACCACCGCCACCGTGCTGGCGTGGGCGATGGTGCACGAGGGCCTGCGCAACGTGGCCGCGGGCGCCAACCCCATGTCGCTCAAGCGGGGCATCGAGCGGGCCGTCGAGGAAGCGGTCGACGCGATCAAGGCCGTCTCGGTCGACGTGGAGTCCAAGGAGCAGATCGCGCAGGTCGCCTCGATCTCGGCCGCCGACCCTGAGATCGGCCAGATGATCTCGGAGGCCATCGACAAGGTCGGCAAGGACGGCGTCATCACCGTCGAGGAGTCGCAGACCTTCGGCATGGACATGGACCTCGTCGAGGGCATGCGGTTCGACAAGGGCTACATCTCGCCCTACTTCGTCACCGACCCCGAGCGCATGGAGGCCGTCCTCGAGGACCCCTACATCCTGCTCGTGAGCTCGAAGATCTCGGCCGTGCGCGACCTGCTGCCCGTGCTCGAGAAGGTCATGCAGTCGGCGCGTCCGCTGGCCATCGTCGCGGAGGACGTCGAGGGCGAGGCGCTCGCCACGCTCGTCGTCAACAAGATCCGCGGCACGTTCAAGAGCGCGGCCATCAAGGCCCCAGGCTTCGGTGAGCGCCGCAAGGCGATGCTGCAGGACATGGCGATCCTCACCGGTGGCCAGGTCATCTCCGAGGAGGTCGGCCTCAAGCTCGAGAACGTCACGCTCGACATGCTGGGCAAGGCCCGCAAGGTCACCGTCACCAAGGACGAGACCACGGTCGTCGAGGGTGGGGGCGACGAGGCCGACATCAAGGGCCGCATCAACCAGATCAAGGCCGAGATCGAGAACACCGACTCCGACTACGACCGGGAGAAGCTGCAGGAGCGGCTGGCCAAGCTGTCGGGTGGCGTGGCCGTCATCAAGGTCGGCGCGGCCACCGAGGTCGAGCTCAAGGAGAAGAAGCACCGCATCGAGGACGCGGTCTCCACCACCAAGGCCGCGGTCGAGGAAGGGGTCGTGCCCGGCGGCGGCGTCGCCCTGCTGCGTGCCCAGACCAAGCTGCGCGACCTGGCGGAGAAGCTCGAGGGCGACGAGGCCACCGGTGCGCGCATCGTGGGTCGGGCCCTGGAGGAGCCGCTGAAGCAGATCGCGGTCAACGCCGGGCTCGAAGGTGGCGTCGTGGTCGAGAAGGTCCGCGGCCTCAAGAAGGCGAGCGAAGGCCTCAACGCGGCGACGGGTGAGTACGAGGACCTCGTCAAGGCCGGCGTGATAGACGCGGCCAAGGTGACGCGGTCGGCGCTGCAGAACGCGGCCTCGATCGCCGCGCTCTTCCTCACCACCGAGGCCGTCATCGTCGACAAGCCCGAGGAGAAGAGTGCGCCCGCCATGCCCGGCGGGGGCATGGAGGACTTCTAA
- a CDS encoding trehalose-6-phosphate synthase, which translates to MVARMEPVVVASNRGPVSFSYGDGGELEVKRGAGGLVASLAPLVRDTGALWLAAAMTDADREMAESGPVDVEGFRFRSLAIEPDTYRMAYDVISNGTLWFLHHGLFDLARRPRIDRRWRLAWDAYRAYNHRFAQALIDEAPEGATVLVQDYHLALLGTWLAQQRKDLRAVHFTHIPFCDPAALRILPTDVAEELLVGMASHTSCGFHASRWADAFEACCGDVLGWKPSTFVAPLAPDHDDIEAVSASDECAAEGRWLADQIGDRALVLRVDRIELSKNLLRGFLAFDDLLRTRPEWRGKVVFAAFVYPSREGLPEYLAYRQEVETLAEQVNATWATPGWEPVLLDTSDNFARSVAALKRYDVLLVNPVRDGLNLVAKEGPLLNEHDGVLALSREAGVWEELRDAALEINPFDVAGTADVLAAALTMTASERAEHARGLREVASGRTPRHWLDDQLAAAAAG; encoded by the coding sequence ATGGTGGCCCGGATGGAGCCGGTTGTCGTGGCGTCGAACCGCGGGCCCGTCTCGTTCTCCTACGGCGACGGCGGCGAGTTGGAAGTCAAGCGTGGTGCAGGCGGGCTCGTGGCGAGCCTCGCGCCACTCGTGCGCGACACAGGCGCGCTCTGGCTCGCGGCGGCCATGACCGACGCCGACCGGGAGATGGCCGAGTCGGGCCCGGTCGACGTCGAGGGCTTCCGCTTCCGCTCGCTCGCCATCGAGCCGGACACGTACCGGATGGCGTACGACGTGATCTCGAACGGCACGCTGTGGTTCCTGCACCACGGCCTCTTCGACCTGGCCCGCCGGCCTCGCATCGACCGGCGTTGGCGCCTGGCATGGGACGCGTACCGGGCGTACAACCACCGGTTCGCGCAGGCGCTCATCGACGAGGCCCCGGAGGGCGCAACCGTCCTCGTGCAGGACTATCACCTCGCCCTCCTGGGCACCTGGCTCGCACAGCAACGCAAGGACCTTCGTGCCGTGCACTTCACCCACATCCCGTTCTGCGACCCGGCGGCGTTGCGCATCCTCCCCACCGACGTGGCCGAGGAGCTGCTGGTCGGCATGGCCAGCCACACCTCGTGCGGCTTCCACGCGAGTCGCTGGGCCGACGCCTTCGAGGCCTGCTGCGGCGACGTGCTGGGCTGGAAGCCCTCGACGTTCGTTGCACCCCTCGCGCCCGATCACGACGACATCGAGGCGGTGTCCGCGTCCGACGAGTGCGCCGCGGAGGGGCGCTGGCTGGCCGACCAGATCGGCGATCGGGCGCTGGTGCTGCGCGTCGACCGCATCGAGCTCTCGAAGAACCTGTTGCGCGGCTTCCTCGCGTTCGACGACCTCCTGCGCACCCGGCCCGAGTGGCGGGGCAAGGTCGTCTTCGCCGCGTTCGTGTACCCGTCACGCGAGGGTCTGCCCGAGTACCTGGCCTACCGCCAGGAGGTGGAGACGCTCGCCGAGCAGGTCAACGCCACCTGGGCGACGCCCGGATGGGAGCCGGTGCTTCTCGATACGAGCGACAACTTCGCCCGATCGGTTGCCGCGCTGAAGCGCTACGACGTGCTGCTCGTCAACCCGGTGCGCGACGGGCTGAACCTGGTCGCCAAGGAAGGACCGCTGCTCAACGAGCACGACGGAGTGCTCGCGCTCAGTCGCGAGGCCGGCGTGTGGGAGGAGCTGCGCGACGCGGCCCTCGAGATCAACCCCTTCGACGTCGCCGGCACGGCCGATGTGCTCGCCGCCGCGCTCACCATGACCGCGTCGGAGCGCGCCGAACACGCGCGCGGGTTGCGCGAGGTGGCGTCCGGACGCACGCCTCGCCACTGGCTCGACGATCAGCTCGCGGCAGCCGCCGCGGGCTGA
- a CDS encoding DUF3263 domain-containing protein: MALSERDRAILDFERSWWAEPGPKELAIRQRFDLSATRYYQVLGALLESPDAVDYDPLVVRRLRRLRDRRRRARFEGRSAGEPLGR; the protein is encoded by the coding sequence ATGGCACTCTCCGAGCGCGACAGGGCGATCCTCGACTTCGAGCGGTCGTGGTGGGCCGAGCCGGGTCCGAAGGAGCTGGCCATCCGCCAGCGGTTCGACCTCTCGGCCACCCGCTACTACCAGGTCCTGGGCGCGCTCCTCGAGTCGCCTGACGCCGTCGATTACGACCCGCTGGTGGTGCGGCGCCTGCGGCGCCTGCGCGACCGGCGCAGGCGTGCCCGCTTCGAGGGTCGCTCGGCCGGCGAACCACTCGGCCGGTGA
- a CDS encoding LytR family transcriptional regulator: MSPGRHAADDGSFGRSAGGAMLRGALLLAIAVILGVVLLNTFDDGKDPFAQSLVASGANATTTTTAAAPEVTTTTAASTPALRPPADVKVLPANGTGVNKFGARVGDELKKSGFNVLSPVDSTTKGVTTSVVYSTAGYEADAVDVAAKLGLPPTAVQAVAPPVKAVELRGANVIVVAGTDLTSRLK, from the coding sequence GTGAGCCCCGGCCGGCACGCCGCGGACGACGGCTCCTTCGGGCGCTCGGCGGGGGGAGCGATGCTGCGCGGCGCGCTGCTCCTCGCCATCGCCGTGATCCTCGGCGTGGTCCTGCTGAACACGTTCGACGACGGCAAGGACCCCTTCGCCCAGAGCCTGGTGGCGTCCGGGGCGAACGCGACGACCACGACGACGGCGGCCGCGCCCGAGGTCACCACGACCACGGCCGCGTCCACACCGGCGCTCCGCCCGCCGGCCGACGTGAAGGTGCTTCCCGCCAACGGCACCGGGGTCAACAAGTTCGGCGCCCGCGTGGGCGACGAGCTCAAGAAGTCGGGCTTCAACGTGCTGTCGCCGGTCGACTCGACCACCAAGGGCGTGACGACATCGGTCGTTTACTCGACCGCCGGTTACGAAGCCGACGCGGTCGACGTGGCCGCCAAGCTCGGGCTGCCGCCCACCGCGGTGCAGGCGGTCGCGCCGCCCGTCAAGGCGGTCGAGCTGCGCGGCGCGAACGTGATCGTGGTTGCCGGCACCGATCTCACCAGCCGGCTCAAGTAG
- a CDS encoding HAD family phosphatase, translating to MRVRVLYVDVDGTLVGPGGDLLWDGSTRTVAALLRARTAGLEVVPVTGRGRVQVFELCRLLGLPRGIGELGCVHVEGHEVRYELGDFPFVGRTPVEAMHDEGAIAFVLQRGGLEPHEPWNAGREATYLLRGRAEPDAVNAALAAAGLGWCRLVDNGLLRRHGDGVVGAFHLAPAGTGKAAGVRIDRERHGIAMRDTAYIGDAAADLECAREVAQCWLVANAEVSREWPHRTTGAFGAGVAELIELLLRDA from the coding sequence TTGAGGGTGCGCGTCCTCTACGTCGACGTCGACGGCACCCTCGTGGGCCCGGGCGGCGACCTGCTGTGGGACGGCTCGACGCGCACCGTCGCCGCGCTACTGCGGGCGCGCACGGCCGGCCTCGAAGTCGTCCCTGTCACCGGTCGCGGCCGCGTGCAGGTCTTCGAGCTGTGCCGCCTGCTCGGGCTTCCCCGCGGCATCGGCGAGCTCGGGTGCGTCCATGTCGAGGGACACGAGGTGCGCTACGAGCTCGGCGACTTCCCGTTCGTAGGGCGGACGCCGGTCGAGGCGATGCACGACGAGGGAGCGATCGCGTTCGTCCTGCAACGTGGCGGGCTCGAGCCGCACGAGCCGTGGAACGCCGGACGCGAGGCGACCTACCTCCTCCGAGGTCGGGCCGAGCCCGACGCGGTCAATGCCGCGCTGGCGGCCGCCGGCTTGGGCTGGTGCCGGTTGGTCGACAACGGCCTCCTGCGGCGACACGGCGACGGCGTCGTGGGCGCGTTCCACCTCGCGCCGGCCGGTACGGGCAAGGCGGCGGGTGTCCGCATCGATCGCGAGCGTCATGGCATCGCAATGCGCGACACCGCCTACATCGGGGACGCGGCCGCGGATCTCGAGTGCGCACGCGAGGTCGCTCAGTGCTGGCTGGTCGCCAACGCCGAGGTTTCGCGCGAGTGGCCGCACCGCACGACCGGCGCGTTCGGCGCAGGTGTGGCCGAGCTCATCGAGCTCCTCCTTCGGGACGCGTGA
- a CDS encoding glucosyl-3-phosphoglycerate synthase has translation MLRTWHHAEFPEARLRAAKRGRSVSVCLPARDEAATIGSIVRVCRDLQPLVDEVVVVDDGSTDDTRVVASAAGARVVAASDVLPECGPGSGKGEALWKSIHAAHGDLIVWCDADVRNFGPPFVIGLLGPLLTSDEVGFVKGFYDRPLDGRAGEGGRVTELVARPLISILFPHLTPVLQPLGGECAGRREVLEQVPFVQGYGVDLGLLVDVAGRFGLSAMAQVDLGERVHRNRPLAELAPQAEAIIATALTRAGLAVAVEVDERPPMIEVPAYRKSA, from the coding sequence ATGCTGCGGACCTGGCACCACGCCGAGTTCCCCGAGGCGCGGCTGCGGGCGGCCAAGCGCGGGCGCTCCGTCTCGGTGTGCCTGCCCGCGCGAGACGAAGCCGCGACCATCGGCTCCATCGTGCGCGTCTGTCGCGACCTGCAGCCGCTCGTCGACGAGGTCGTCGTCGTCGACGACGGATCGACCGACGACACGCGGGTGGTGGCGTCGGCGGCGGGCGCGCGCGTGGTCGCGGCCAGCGACGTGCTCCCCGAGTGCGGGCCCGGGAGCGGGAAGGGTGAGGCGCTGTGGAAGTCCATCCACGCGGCCCACGGTGACCTGATCGTGTGGTGCGACGCCGACGTGCGCAACTTCGGCCCCCCGTTCGTCATCGGACTCCTCGGCCCGCTGCTCACGAGCGACGAGGTGGGCTTCGTGAAGGGCTTCTACGATCGGCCGCTCGACGGCCGGGCCGGCGAGGGCGGCCGGGTCACCGAGCTGGTCGCACGACCGCTGATCTCCATCCTCTTCCCCCACCTCACGCCCGTCCTCCAGCCGTTGGGGGGTGAGTGCGCGGGCCGTCGCGAGGTGCTCGAGCAGGTGCCTTTCGTTCAGGGCTACGGCGTCGACCTCGGCCTGCTCGTCGACGTGGCCGGGCGCTTCGGGTTGAGCGCGATGGCGCAGGTCGACCTCGGCGAGCGCGTCCACCGCAATCGCCCCCTCGCGGAGCTCGCGCCACAGGCCGAGGCGATCATCGCGACCGCGCTCACGCGCGCCGGCCTCGCCGTGGCCGTCGAGGTCGACGAGCGGCCACCGATGATCGAGGTGCCCGCGTACCGCAAATCGGCTTGA
- a CDS encoding MoaD/ThiS family protein: MSATVRIPTQLRNLAGGSSEVKVDGATVGAVLEGLEHAHPGFRERLFDDAGKLRRFVNVFVADEDVRFLEGLETAVADGEIVSIVPAVAGG, from the coding sequence GTGAGCGCCACGGTGCGCATTCCTACGCAGTTGCGGAACCTCGCGGGCGGGTCGTCCGAGGTGAAGGTCGACGGGGCCACGGTCGGCGCGGTGCTCGAGGGTCTCGAGCACGCCCATCCGGGCTTCCGCGAGCGCCTCTTCGACGACGCCGGGAAGCTGCGGCGCTTCGTGAACGTCTTCGTGGCCGACGAGGACGTTCGCTTTCTCGAGGGCCTCGAGACCGCGGTGGCCGACGGCGAGATCGTCTCGATCGTGCCTGCCGTCGCCGGCGGCTAG
- the otsB gene encoding trehalose-phosphatase: protein MASPDPLPVLLAPFLARPDRAGILCDFDGTLSAIVDDPARARPVQGAADVLGRLAHLYRTVAVVSGRPVAFLREHLGGRGLVLFGLYGLERLRGTEVEEAEGAGTWRPIVADVTARAEASDGPGVDVEPKGLSVTLHYRNWPGREERTRAWVDAEARRTGLVVHPGRLCFELRPPIERDKGSVVRELAAGLDAACFLGDDEGDLAAFDALDALEGGGLFALRVGVRSAEAPAALLERADVQVAGPTGVMELLERLSLSNG, encoded by the coding sequence GTGGCGTCGCCCGATCCGCTGCCGGTCCTGCTCGCTCCCTTTCTCGCCCGTCCCGACCGCGCCGGCATCCTGTGCGATTTCGACGGCACGTTGTCGGCAATCGTCGACGATCCCGCGCGAGCTCGTCCGGTGCAGGGCGCGGCTGACGTCCTCGGCCGTCTCGCGCACCTCTATCGCACCGTCGCCGTCGTTTCCGGGCGACCGGTCGCGTTCCTGCGCGAGCACCTCGGCGGGCGAGGTCTCGTGCTCTTCGGGCTCTACGGACTCGAGCGACTGCGCGGCACCGAGGTCGAAGAAGCCGAGGGCGCGGGTACGTGGCGTCCGATCGTCGCCGATGTGACGGCGCGCGCCGAAGCATCAGACGGTCCGGGCGTCGACGTCGAGCCCAAGGGTCTCTCGGTGACGTTGCACTACCGCAACTGGCCGGGACGCGAGGAGCGCACGCGCGCGTGGGTCGACGCCGAAGCGCGTCGCACCGGACTCGTCGTCCACCCCGGGCGCCTCTGCTTCGAGCTGCGCCCACCCATCGAGCGCGACAAGGGGTCGGTGGTGCGCGAGCTCGCCGCGGGCCTGGACGCCGCGTGCTTCCTCGGCGACGACGAGGGAGATCTCGCGGCGTTCGACGCGCTCGACGCGCTCGAGGGCGGCGGGCTCTTCGCTCTGCGCGTGGGCGTGCGCAGCGCCGAGGCCCCGGCCGCGCTCCTGGAACGGGCGGACGTGCAGGTCGCAGGACCGACCGGCGTGATGGAGCTGCTCGAACGGCTGAGCCTCTCGAACGGCTGA
- a CDS encoding threonine synthase, whose protein sequence is MSFIEGLACRECAHTYPAEALHVCEWCFGPLEVSYDYEAIRAATTRASIASGPLSIWRYANLLPAVAEGSVDLGTGFTPLIRADRLAAELGLGELWVKNDTVNPTGSFKDRVVAVALSRARELGFKVAACASTGNLANSVAAHAARAGMRHYVFIPIDLEAAKVAASAVYGPHLIAVDGGYDDVNRLCAELAGEHPTWAFVNVNLRTYYAEGSKTLAFETAEQLGWQAPDHVVVPVASGSQLTKIAKGFQELAKVGLLDEPPAVRVSGAQADGCSPVATAFAEGADHVKPVKPDTIAKSLAIGNPADGIYALDAVRASGGALTSVSDDEIVEGILLLARTEGIFAETAGGVTIACLAKLAAEGVVRADERVVVYVTGTGLKTIEAVAPAVGPTATIAPTLEAFAAIHDQED, encoded by the coding sequence GTGTCGTTCATCGAAGGACTCGCCTGTCGTGAGTGCGCGCACACGTACCCGGCGGAGGCACTCCACGTGTGCGAATGGTGCTTCGGGCCGCTCGAGGTCAGCTACGACTACGAGGCCATCCGCGCCGCGACGACCCGGGCGAGCATCGCGTCGGGCCCGCTGTCGATCTGGCGCTACGCCAACTTGCTCCCCGCGGTGGCCGAGGGCTCGGTCGACCTGGGCACGGGCTTCACCCCGCTCATCCGCGCCGATCGCCTGGCGGCCGAGCTCGGGCTCGGCGAGCTCTGGGTGAAGAACGACACCGTCAACCCCACCGGCTCGTTCAAGGACCGCGTCGTGGCGGTCGCCCTCAGCCGGGCGCGCGAGCTGGGCTTCAAGGTCGCCGCGTGCGCGTCCACGGGGAACCTGGCCAACTCGGTCGCCGCCCACGCGGCTCGGGCCGGCATGCGGCACTACGTGTTCATCCCCATCGATCTCGAGGCGGCCAAGGTCGCGGCGTCTGCGGTCTACGGCCCTCACCTCATCGCGGTCGACGGCGGCTACGACGACGTCAACCGTCTGTGTGCCGAGCTCGCCGGTGAGCACCCGACGTGGGCCTTCGTCAACGTCAACCTGCGCACGTACTACGCCGAGGGGTCGAAGACCCTCGCCTTCGAGACCGCCGAGCAGCTGGGCTGGCAGGCGCCCGACCACGTGGTCGTTCCCGTGGCGTCGGGCTCGCAGCTCACCAAGATCGCGAAGGGGTTCCAAGAGCTGGCCAAGGTCGGACTGCTCGACGAGCCGCCCGCGGTGCGGGTGTCGGGCGCTCAGGCCGACGGCTGCTCGCCGGTCGCCACCGCCTTCGCCGAGGGCGCCGACCACGTGAAGCCGGTGAAGCCCGACACCATCGCCAAGTCGCTGGCCATCGGCAACCCCGCCGACGGGATCTACGCGCTCGACGCGGTGCGCGCCAGCGGTGGCGCGCTCACCTCGGTGTCCGACGACGAGATCGTCGAGGGCATCCTGCTGCTCGCCCGTACCGAGGGGATCTTCGCCGAGACCGCGGGCGGCGTGACGATCGCCTGTCTGGCGAAGCTGGCGGCGGAAGGCGTGGTGCGGGCCGACGAGCGGGTCGTCGTCTACGTCACCGGCACGGGCCTCAAGACCATCGAGGCCGTGGCGCCGGCGGTCGGCCCGACGGCCACGATCGCCCCGACCCTCGAGGCGTTCGCCGCCATCCACGATCAGGAGGACTGA
- a CDS encoding MFS transporter gives MRLLVDTTPLRVSRDFRRLWVGQAVSFVGSMITVAALPYQVFHQTGSSLAVGLLGLAQLGPLLVFSLVGGAFADSVDKRRLLLGVTAVSAGCSALLAVNASLDRPQLWLLYVLGAVASAAFAVSFPVLRSLLPLLLDEEVRPAAFALQSTYGSFGMMAGPAVAGVIIAGLGLTSAYVADVFTYGIALVAFRGIAPSPPVVGAGRASTTSVLQGVRFLRGHSVIVSVFSIDLLAMVFGMPRALFPALAVRLGGGPRLYGLLLSSVAAGAFVASLTSGWTTRVRRQGRAVLLAVAAWGVTIAIAGLTREPLLVLAMLAGAGASDMISGVYRSTIAADLTPDDLRGRVSGVEIAVYAGGPVLGDVEAGVVGGLAGVPFAIVSGGVACVLGAALFAVRVRPFARYERPQRSDPAKQRLQL, from the coding sequence ATGCGGCTACTGGTGGACACGACGCCTCTGCGGGTGTCGCGCGACTTTCGAAGGCTCTGGGTCGGCCAGGCGGTCTCGTTCGTCGGCAGCATGATCACCGTCGCCGCGCTGCCCTACCAGGTGTTCCACCAGACCGGGTCGTCGCTGGCGGTGGGGCTGCTCGGCCTGGCGCAGCTGGGACCGCTGCTCGTCTTCTCGCTCGTCGGTGGCGCGTTCGCCGACAGCGTCGACAAACGACGGCTGCTGCTCGGCGTGACGGCGGTCTCGGCCGGGTGCTCCGCGCTGCTGGCCGTGAACGCATCACTGGATCGGCCGCAGCTGTGGTTGCTGTACGTCCTGGGCGCCGTCGCGAGCGCGGCGTTCGCGGTCAGCTTCCCGGTGCTGCGCTCGCTGCTTCCCCTCTTGTTGGACGAAGAGGTGCGTCCCGCCGCGTTCGCGCTGCAGTCGACGTACGGGTCGTTCGGGATGATGGCCGGGCCCGCGGTGGCGGGTGTGATCATCGCCGGCCTGGGCCTCACGAGCGCCTACGTCGCCGACGTCTTCACCTACGGGATCGCCCTCGTGGCCTTCCGGGGGATCGCGCCGTCTCCACCCGTCGTCGGTGCGGGACGCGCGTCGACCACGTCTGTGCTGCAGGGGGTTCGTTTCCTCCGCGGTCACTCGGTGATCGTCAGCGTGTTCAGCATCGACCTGCTCGCGATGGTGTTCGGCATGCCCCGGGCCTTGTTCCCCGCGCTCGCGGTGCGATTGGGTGGCGGGCCGAGGCTCTACGGGCTGCTGCTCTCGTCGGTGGCGGCCGGCGCGTTCGTCGCGTCGCTGACGAGTGGGTGGACGACCCGTGTGCGCCGCCAGGGCCGCGCCGTGCTGCTCGCCGTCGCCGCATGGGGCGTCACGATCGCGATCGCGGGACTGACGCGCGAGCCGTTGCTCGTGCTGGCGATGCTCGCCGGCGCGGGCGCGTCCGACATGATCTCGGGCGTCTACCGCTCCACCATCGCCGCGGACCTCACGCCGGACGATCTGCGCGGCCGGGTCAGCGGGGTCGAGATCGCGGTGTACGCCGGCGGCCCGGTGCTCGGTGACGTCGAAGCCGGTGTGGTGGGCGGCCTCGCGGGTGTGCCGTTCGCGATCGTGTCCGGGGGCGTGGCGTGCGTGCTCGGCGCCGCGCTGTTCGCCGTCCGGGTTCGGCCCTTCGCCCGCTACGAGCGGCCGCAGAGATCCGACCCGGCGAAGCAGCGGTTGCAGCTGTGA
- a CDS encoding response regulator, with product MAEVLVVDDDADIRTMLRITLEGAGFNVREAADGYAALTALEDHAPDCMVLDLMMPKLDGWGVLKSVRQRDLAPRTKVMILSCKVEERDFVRGWELGADEYMTKPFEPDRLARKLDELLHTAPDALRKKREAELQKAELLDRLESAFNRPRPVRY from the coding sequence ATGGCCGAGGTACTCGTCGTGGACGACGACGCCGACATTCGCACCATGCTTCGCATCACCCTCGAGGGGGCGGGCTTCAACGTCCGCGAGGCGGCCGACGGCTACGCGGCCCTGACCGCCCTCGAGGACCATGCCCCGGACTGCATGGTGCTCGACCTGATGATGCCGAAGCTCGACGGCTGGGGCGTCCTCAAGTCCGTCCGCCAGCGCGACCTGGCGCCCCGCACCAAGGTCATGATCCTGTCCTGCAAGGTGGAGGAACGTGACTTCGTGCGGGGCTGGGAGCTGGGCGCCGACGAGTACATGACCAAGCCCTTCGAGCCCGACCGGCTGGCCCGGAAGCTCGACGAGCTCCTCCACACCGCGCCCGACGCGCTGCGCAAGAAGCGGGAAGCCGAGCTCCAGAAGGCCGAGCTGCTCGACCGGCTGGAGTCCGCCTTCAACCGCCCCCGGCCCGTCCGCTACTAG